GAGGGGAGGTGTGTACGTCATGAGGATCAAAAAACTGTCGTAAAGCGAGGGAAATGCGAGGATTTTGGCGGCGCTAGCGGATTCGGAGTCCGATGGGAAGCGACTCGCCAAAGACATGACGTTGTTGCAGCGAGTCAAGGTCTCCCCCTTGCTCGACGAGTTTCAAACTCTCGTCCGAAGCGCCACTGGCGGTGAGCTGAGCAGCGATTGTCGTGCGTAGTGCTCCGCTGATATCGCGAAATCGATCGTCGGTTTTTCGGGCGAGCTGAACGATCGCTAGTTGCAGTGGAACATCGAGTGGCGCGGTCGCTAGAAGTTTCTCAAGCCAGGTTGCGACTTCACTGGCGGGGAGCACCGTGTTGAGAGGGCCGTAGACTGGAACGCGGCTCCCGAGTCGGCCGATGCTCCAGGCCAGTGCTGCGCGGATGTTGGCGAGCTTGGGCCGACCGAGTAGTTCGAGGAACATCTGACCCAGGGTGATTTTGGTCGGGACATCTAGTAGTTCGAGCGATCCGACGAGCCTCACGAGTTCAATCGACTCGTGAGGCGAGAGCATCGGTTCGCTCGATTTGCCCGCCGATGTGGCCCGCTTATGAAAGGCTTTGAGCGTGGTGAGCATCGGCTGCGAGATCGCTTTTTGCTGACCAGCGGTGAAGCCTCCCGCAATGCGGCGCCACAAAATGAGGGACTCGGTGCGGCTGGTCGGAACACCATGCGCTAGTTTGCCATGCACGAGTTTCCATGTTTCAGCTACACGCCAGTCGTCGACCGCCAGACCATACCCGGGGCGAAGTGCATAGCCAAGCAGATTGAGCCAGCGCGCTTCATGCGCGGGCGAACGTCGTCGTCCCTCTTCGAGAGCGATGAGCGCCTCCCAAATGCGGCGCAAAAGCGAAGTGGGCCACTGCTCGCGATCGCTTCCAGCTGCTTCGACAAGTCGTTTGATCAGGCTGTCGGGGTGCTCGCGTCCTGTTCCAAACGTTCCCTCGAGTACGCTGTAAATCGCTTTCCAAGCGGATTCTTCGATAAAACCTTGCGCTTCAGCGGCCGATTCGTGCGCTTCAGCATCGGTTTCGGTGGCGGAGCGAACATCGAACTCAAGCCGCCACTGACGTTCTCCTTCGGCTTCACTGCACCACAGTTCGAGCGTGCCGATTTCGGTCAGCAGCACGTTGAGATGCACGGCAATCGTGCCACGCTCGCCGCGCGTGCGCGTTTTGAGGGCGGTTCGAATGGGTGGAAGCGCCGACATCTGTTCGGGATCGATCGGCAGCACCTCTCCCGCGCGATCAGCGAGTCGCAAGCTCGAAACGAAGAGTGGAAACTGAGCAGGCTGCGAGACCAAAAGCTCGAGCGCAGGCTGCTTGAGCGTAATGGTTTCACCCGGCTGTGCGCTACCCGGTACGAGGCAGATCGCTTGCGGCGGTGTCCCTTCGAGGCCGAGGTAATAGGAGCGGGCCAAACTTGCAGCGATCTTGACCCCGAGACCACGACGTACGAGTCCGTAGTAGGCTGCCCCGCGCGCCACGGCGAGATCGAGTCGGTCGTTGTCGAGCAGACGAGGCTGCCAAGGTGTGGCACGATCGCCGGTGAACCACTCGCCGATCGTTTCGAGCAAACGGCTGA
This window of the Pirellula staleyi DSM 6068 genome carries:
- a CDS encoding Hsp70 family protein, giving the protein MSALGGPTTDELSLERAPSRYVVGIDLGTTNSAVCYVDCERNTSRVEVLAIPQFTAANVVEKLDTLPSFLYQPAADRAALGKLPWNDDSQPIVGAMARDAGAISAGRVISSAKSWLCHRGVDRLADVLPWQAAPDVERMSPVEASSRYLAHIRAAWNHQFKGAPLEEQEIVLTLPASFDEVARELTISAAQRAGLPRVVLLEEPQAAFYAWIAKHRDTWQAELKVGQKILICDVGGGTTDFTLIRVRQDETGQIQLHRIAVGDHLILGGDNFDLALAKHLEEKLAATKGLDARQWDTLLRASRSSKEELLSQASPTERTISIASGGSRLIGGSLQTTITRDEAATLLVEGFFPKVPRDARPQARRSGFQEFGLPYAADPAITRYLAQFLARHRYADVDPPADPQAIPTPPLDPAKPDLVLLNGGVFSSPLLVSRLLETIGEWFTGDRATPWQPRLLDNDRLDLAVARGAAYYGLVRRGLGVKIAASLARSYYLGLEGTPPQAICLVPGSAQPGETITLKQPALELLVSQPAQFPLFVSSLRLADRAGEVLPIDPEQMSALPPIRTALKTRTRGERGTIAVHLNVLLTEIGTLELWCSEAEGERQWRLEFDVRSATETDAEAHESAAEAQGFIEESAWKAIYSVLEGTFGTGREHPDSLIKRLVEAAGSDREQWPTSLLRRIWEALIALEEGRRRSPAHEARWLNLLGYALRPGYGLAVDDWRVAETWKLVHGKLAHGVPTSRTESLILWRRIAGGFTAGQQKAISQPMLTTLKAFHKRATSAGKSSEPMLSPHESIELVRLVGSLELLDVPTKITLGQMFLELLGRPKLANIRAALAWSIGRLGSRVPVYGPLNTVLPASEVATWLEKLLATAPLDVPLQLAIVQLARKTDDRFRDISGALRTTIAAQLTASGASDESLKLVEQGGDLDSLQQRHVFGESLPIGLRIR